ACAATAGGCTTTGAGGGTTCGGCGGGGGGTGTAGCAGTATCTTCGCTGCTACAGGCAAGACTGACAAAAGCTAAAGTGCCGTATAGGACAATTAGCGCACCGCGATAGCGAGAAGTTTTCCACATGGGCGAAAGGGCGATCGCAACGATAAGCCCGAGTCTGCGATTGTTACTAAGAATAAGCTAAATATTAGCCTACAGATGAGGTCAATTAGGGGGAGCGCGATCGCGCAGATAATACCAGGCTCAACAAACCCGCGCCCCATTTTATCTGTTTATAGCAGCAAATTGCAGCGATGTAAAAGGCTATAGCATCGTTTAGCTACCTTGATTTTTAGTAAGCGATCGCTCTAATAATTTTGCGGCGGGGTATTACAGCAAATTTTTAAGTATTTGATATCCGCCGATATTATATTCCCAGATTTGGGCGGTGAAGTTCTTTAGTAAATATCGCAATTTGTTTAATTTAAGTCTTGTAGGGATAATTCATCGATTACCTATGCGATCGCGGCGGTTTCTTATCTCATCTTGGGTATAAATTGGGCTAATAATTTAAAGTGAGATTGCTGCATTATCTGGAGTAATACAGTTCGCTTAGACCTAAAAATACAAAACTTGCGTAGATTTGGTTGAGGAAGGAAACCGAACTATCATAAGCCTTTTTGGGTTGCAATGTCATTTCACCCAACCTACAGCTATTTTTATATTGTCCTCTGTTTCGGGTTTGTTATCGGAGAGTATGCAGCATAATAGCGATCGCTCATTAGCCCGCACAGGAATACTTTGTTTCTCTAGCCGACAATTCCATTCGCACGGTTTAATATAAAGAAGTATTACTAGGCGATCGCTTCATGGACTGGCAAGAAATCTCTGGCAGTTGGGTACTAATTCCGCAACATCCTATTGGCATAGTACATTTTCTGGGGGGCGCATTCGTTGCCGCCGCACCCCAACTAACTTACCGTTGGTTGCTAGAGCAGGTAGCAAAACAAGGTTATGCTGTAGTTGCCACGCCCTTTGTAAATACCCTGGATCACAGCGCGATCGCAGGTAACGTACTTCTCAGCTTCAATGGCGTCCTCGACGAATTACGCCAAAAAGCTATACTGCGCCGCCGCTATCTCCCCATCTACGGACTCGGACATAGTATGGGCTGCAAGCTACATCTACTCATTGGTAGTCTTTTTCAAGTCGAACGTGCTGGCAATATTCTTATTTCCTTCAACAACTACGCAGCACGCGATGCCATTCCTTTTGTGGGGCAGTTCAATTTCAGTCCTGCTTTTAATGTTGAGTTTACCCCTTCGCCTGTTGAAACTAACAACATCATTGCTCAAAAATACAACGTTGCCCGCAATTTATTAGTTAGATTTACTAACGACACTATCGACCAAACAACAGGCTTAAGCGAGTTATTGCAAAAACGCTTTCCTAACATGGTAGCGATGCAGATTCTAGCAGGAACTCATGTCACGCCTTTGGGTCAAGATATTAGCTGGCAAGCGGGAAAAGAATTCACAGCATTTGATGCAGTTGGGCAATGGGTAAAGCAAGAAATTTTGTACCGCGAACTAAATC
The Microcoleus sp. FACHB-831 genome window above contains:
- a CDS encoding DUF1350 family protein, with the protein product MDWQEISGSWVLIPQHPIGIVHFLGGAFVAAAPQLTYRWLLEQVAKQGYAVVATPFVNTLDHSAIAGNVLLSFNGVLDELRQKAILRRRYLPIYGLGHSMGCKLHLLIGSLFQVERAGNILISFNNYAARDAIPFVGQFNFSPAFNVEFTPSPVETNNIIAQKYNVARNLLVRFTNDTIDQTTGLSELLQKRFPNMVAMQILAGTHVTPLGQDISWQAGKEFTAFDAVGQWVKQEILYRELNLLRREILRWLDPMSPA